One part of the Eucalyptus grandis isolate ANBG69807.140 chromosome 10, ASM1654582v1, whole genome shotgun sequence genome encodes these proteins:
- the LOC104422286 gene encoding mediator of RNA polymerase II transcription subunit 13 isoform X2, with product MWTNVFKLVGLHQISWFQFLPLESDLNPLPDRSVKSETKDSATFLVLSSHLQLQKKNFLSTWTNSFVGPWDPSQGLHNPDEKIKLWLFLPGRHLSVVETAQAAVSGLRVVASGLWLAPGDSEEVAAALSQALRNCIERALSGLSYMRYGDVFSKYNPFQSEGIFRRGQPTVEFVFAATEEAIFIHAIVSAKHIRALSSDDLERALRHASRNSSHRHPVIVSPNGMRGRLIGGCPSDLVKEVYLGSGKSKASSGLIGLPSHVSQGFVCQLRGQACYAEVTVGCPITETDKALAQRSNTLRSECLSAGRCDQKVSQDHSSTYEKTFIYPNEAVLVPVLNASLTRSSLRRFWLQNWLGPSLMGSSYFMHCGPQMDTLEDSNGLCTQKSYYSSSNSNSSSLSSLSSSSSESDYNMTSAAGDLEADADSLISSAELQNDRLKMGTKRPRSIMTDMYGQVDAAVPMQEAYKSDFGSSEVNTSAITGVANEQIGSHWDWDDDERGVDMDIQALLSEFGDFGDFFETEALPFGEPPGTAESQTLMFSGSDLVVGSSPVGMMDVSESMLLPVGFPSLEGFNPPAVSEEFLSKNQEITLPSGPIVDTPASNIGEFDHIIKAEALMTFAQEYGAVEAPTSDFSSSIFKNPYLPKSCNVESANSSTNNYKYGATPPSSPCLDGSDEKNGVALTSKTYQGNDARLKNYYTHVEAGKVKDGTLSKCNDSSAISMEAAPSSVSFSNVGPANVVKPGQKKVIEGAMDHLVLSMKTVLATEVECLAFQASMCKIRHTLLSSTVQAPVTSSRLSGSAILNHLPGDQSTMTDNISSMFDVKKKETIPVRIAGDVDGGLLDGNLNASVRVWRTVGVPKVPKASSSPGIEVCPSPLNSFSEEGGLSYGQRQPLQELLDGMQFLVQQATSFVDVTLDADCGDGPYGWLALEEQWRRGFSCGPSMVHAGCGGTLASCHALDVAGVELVDPLSADVASVISLLQSDIKSALKAAFGNLDGPLSVTEWCKGRNQLGDVGNMADGFSAESTVGECRDPSNTPTFSGGEASSPSQSTAVGSSNIRGNGKLDKTEVAIRLVTSGLDGSKLDESFQRRLSQDNSSESGQQFSSRLRPTLYVLPLPAILVGYQDDWLKTSAGSLQVWEKAPLEPYALAKPVSYYVLCPNIDPLTSAATDFFQQLGTVYETCKLGTHLPQTMGNQMETDSGKASTSGFVLLDCPQSMKMVGSNASLVGSMSDFFLSLSNGWDLTSYLKSLSKALKGLKYVPCSTTNPKEGNSSSCLVIYVVCPFPEPNAVLKTVIESSVAMGSVILPAERRGTLSNQVGKAMSCSAAVDEASTTNILVLSGFSISKIVLHIVTVDAIFRVTSPTLSELTILKETAFTVYNKARRISRGSCDVQSSSLSGRSQLAMTQMTSSMSPMWKECVGPRISGPSLTREGEMDASLRTAAWDNSWQTRTAGLSSDTSRAGDFLSQEEARCMFEPLFILAEPGSLEHGVSPTFSASLVNELSKGQSDDGGGGFMQSASSVRSADSASSSPVDGSESDSYGSGHKKLPTIHCCYGWTEDWRWLVCIWTDARGELLDSHIFPFGGISSRQDTKGLQCLFAQVLHQGCQILQICSDNAAVKPRDFVITRIGSFYELEYLEWQKAIYSVGGAEMKSWTLQLRRSLSEGMSVGANGASLQQQEMNLIQERPLPSSPSPLYSPHSKTSGYMKGGLGPSTARKQVMGGHAGVESPRGLLQWVQTISFVTVSVDHSLNLVYPVDVPSPGGAQSGSTMGPSGYLEGFTPVKSLGSTSASFLLIPSPSMRFLPPTPLQLPTCLTAESPPLAHLLHSKGAALPLSTAFVASKAVPTMRKDFRGNLKEDWPSVLSVGLIDYYGGTNVNQDKVSRGITKQGGRTLSSEAKDLEVEMHIVLESIAAELQALSWMTVSPAYIDRRTALPFHCDMVLRLRRLLHFAEKELSRQPEKL from the exons GTTGGTCTCCATCAAATATCCTGGTTCCAGTTTCTGCCTCTTGAATCAGATTTAAACCCTTTACCGGACAGAAG TGTCAAGTCAGAGACAAAGGATTCTGCTACTTTCTTGGTTCTTTCATCTCATCTTCAGTTGCAGAAGAAAAACTTTCTTAGCACATGGACTAATTCATTTGTGGGACCCTGGGACCCATCTCAGGGTTTGCACAATCCAG ATGAAAAAATCAAGCTCTGGCTTTTCCTTCCTGGGCGCCACTTATCTGTTGTTGAGACTGCACAAGCAGCGGTATCTGGACTAAGAG TTGTTGCATCTGGACTATGGTTGGCTCCTGGGGACTCGGAAGAGGTTGCAGCAGCTCTGTCTCAAGCTTTACGGAATTGTATAGAGAG GGCACTAAGTGGACTTTCTTACATGAGATATGGAGATGTATTTTCAAAGTACAATCCATTTCAGAGTGAAGGAATTTTCAG GAGAGGTCAACCAACTGTAGAATTTGTCTTTGCCGCCACAGAAGAGGCGATATTTATACATGCAATAGTTTCAGCAAA GCATATACGTGCCCTTTCAAGCGATGACTTAGAGAGAGCATTAAGGCATGCTTCTCGCAATTCTAGCCATAGACATCCAG TGATTGTATCTCCTAATGGCATGCGCGGAAGGCTAATTGGTGGATGTCCAAGTGATCTTGTCAAGGAAGTATACCTCGG CTCTGGCAAGTCGAAGGCCTCAAGTGGGTTAATAGGTTTGCCGTCTCATGTTTCTCAAGGTTTTGTCTGCCAACTGAGGGGACAAGCTTGTTATGCTGAAGTAACTGTTGGCTGCCCAATTACTGAAACTGACAAGGCATTAGCTCAACGCTCAAATACTCTTAGAAGTGAATGCCTTTCTGCAGGAAGATGCGATCAAAAGGTCTCTCAGGATCATTCATCAACTTACGAGAAGACATTTATATACCCAAATGAGGCAGTGCTTGTCCCAGTCCTGAACGCATCTCTTACCAGATCTTCATTGAGAAG ATTTTGGCTGCAGAATTGGTTAGGGCCATCACTGATGGGTTCATCTTACTTTATGCATTG TGGACCACAAATGGACACTCTCGAGGATAGCAATGGATTATGCACTCAGAAAAGTTATTATAGTAGTAGCAATAGTAATTCTAGTAGCTTAAGCAGCCTAAGCAGTAGCTCAAGTGAAAGCGACTACAATATGACTTCTGCAGCAGGGGATCTTGAAGCTGATGCAGACTCGTTGATATCTTCTGCTGAATTGCAGAATGACCGCCTGAAAATG GGCACAAAGCGTCCTCGATCAATAATGACAGATATGTATGGTCAAGTGGACGCTGCCGTTCCTATGCAGGAAGCATACAAATCCGATTTTGGATCTTCAGAAGTTAACACTTCAGCAATTACTGGAGTTGCAAATGAGCAGATAGGATCTCACTGGGATTGGGACGACGATGAGAGAGGTGTGGACATGGATATTCAAGCTCTATTATCTGAGTTTGGTGACTTTGGGGACTTCTTCGAAACTGAAGCTTTGCCTTTTGGAGAG CCCCCGGGAACTGCAGAGTCGCAGACTCTTATGTTTTCTGGTTCAGATTTGGTAGTTGGCAGCAGTCCTGTTGGCATGATGGATGTTTCCGAAAGTATGCTTTTGCCTGTTGGTTTTCCATCTTTAGAGGGCTTTAACCCTCCAGCGGTGTCAGAAGAATTTCTCAGCAAAAATCAAGAGATTACCCTGCCATCTGGGCCAATTGTTGACACTCCAGCATCTAATATTGGCGAGTTTGATCATATTATCAAAGCTGAAGCCTTGATGACATTTGCCCAGGAATATGGAGCAGTTGAGGCACCTACTAGTGACTTCTCTtcgtcaattttcaaaaacccatatttgccaaaatcttgtaatGTGGAGAGTGCAAATTCTAGCACTAATAATTATAAGTATGGTGCTACACCTCCATCTTCTCCTTGTCTGGATGGATCAGATGAGAAGAATGGTGTGGCTTTGACCTCAAAAACGTATCAGGGGAATGATGCTCGGTTAAAGAATTATTACACTCATGTGGAGGCTGGTAAAGTAAAAGATGGGACATTGTCTAAATGTAACGATAGTAGTGCTATTTCTATGGAGGCTGCTCCATCTTCAGTCTCATTCTCTAATGTAGGTCCTGCAAATGTTGTAAAGCCTGGCCAGAAGAAAGTGATTGAAGGTGCCATGGACCATTTAGTTCTTTCTATGAAGACTGTGCTTGCAACAGAAGTGGAGTGCCTTGCATTCCAAGCATCCATGTGCAAGATACGTCATACATTATTATCTTCCACTGTCCAGGCCCCAGTTACTTCAAGCAGGTTAAGTGGGAGTGCTATTTTAAATCATCTGCCTGGTGATCAAAGCACAATGACAGATAACATATCTAGCATGTTcgatgtgaaaaagaaagaaactataCCTGTCAGAATAGCTGGTGATGTTGATGGAGGACTATTAGATGGAAACCTTAATGCTTCTGTACGTGTTTGGCGCACTGTTGGAGTACCTAAAGTTCCAAAAGCCAGTAGTTCACCCGGTATTGAAGTATGTCCATCCCCACTTAACTCATTTAGTGAGGAAGGTGGGCTCTCTTATGGGCAAAGGCAACCACTTCAGGAGCTTCTAGATGGAATGCAATTTCTTGTCCAGCAAGCTACTTCCTTTGTTGATGTGACTTTGGATGCAGACTGCGGTGATGGGCCTTATGGTTGGCTTGCATTGGAAGAGCAATGGCGGCGTGGGTTTTCTTGTGGCCCTTCTATGGTTCATGCAGGTTGTGGAGGGACTTTAGCCTCCTGTCATGCCCTGGACGTTGCTGGTGTGGAGTTAGTAGATCCACTTTCTGCAGAC GTGGCATCTGTGATTAGCTTGCTACAGTCAGATATAAAATCAGCCTTAAAAGCTGCATTTGGTAATTTGGATGGTCCTTTATCCGTCACTGAGTGGTGCAAGGGACGCAACCAGCTAGGTGACGTTGGAAACATGGCAGATGGATTTTCGGCAGAGTCCACTGTAGGTGAGTGTAGAGATCCTTCAAATACTCCAACATTTTCAGGTGGAGAAGCATCAAGCCCATCCCAATCCACTGCAGTTGGTTCATCCAATATAAGAGGTAATGGAAAGCTAGACAAGACAGAAGTTGCAATTCGATTAG TTACTAGTGGCCTGGATGGATCTAAACTGGATGAATCGTTCCAAAGGAGATTAAGCCAAGATAACAGTTCAGAGTCTGGACAGCAGTTCTCCTCCCGGCTAAGGCCCACACTTTATGTCCTTCCTTTACCTGCGATACTTGTTGG GTATCAGGACGATTGGCTTAAAACATCGGCTGGCTCTCTACAAGTATGGGAGAAGGCTCCTCTTGAACCTTATGCACTCGCAAAACCT GTCAGTTACTATGTTCTATGCCCAAACATTGATCCCTTAACTTCTGCTGCTACTGATTTTTTCCAACAACTTGGTACTG TTTATGAGACTTGCAAACTGGGGACTCATCTACCCCAGACTATGGGAAACCAAATGGAGACTGATTCTGGAAAAGCATCAACTTCTGGTTTTGTCCTTCTGGATTGCCCTCAGTCAATGAAAATGGTCGGCAGTAATGCATCTCTTGTGGGATCAATGAGCGATTTCTTTCTGTCCCTATCCAATGGCTGGGACTTGACAAGCTATCTCAAGTCTCTGTCAAAGGCTCTCAAAGGATTGAAATATGTTCCATGTTCAACTACAAACCCTAAAGAAGGAAATAGCAGTTCTTGTTTG GTGATCTATGTAGTTTGCCCCTTCCCTGAGCCAAATGCTGTTCTAAAAACAGTGATTGAGTCTTCTGTCGCAATGGGATCAGTCATTCTCCCAGCAGAGAGACGAGGGACATTGAGCAATCAGGTTGGAAAGGCAATGAGCTGCTCGGCAGCTGTCGATGAAGCATCAACAACAAATATCTTGGTGCTTTCAGGATTTAGTATTTCAAAAATAGTGCTGCACATTGTGACAGTTGATGCCATATTTAGGGTAACCAGTCCAACTCTCAGTGAGCTTACCATCCTTAAGGAGACTGCTTTTACTGTCTATAACAAAGCTCGACGGATTTCACGAGGATCTTGTGATGTTCAGTCCTCATCACTTTCAGGTAGATCCCAGTTGGCCATGACCCAAATGACCTCTTCCATGTCTCCTATGTGGAAAGAGTGTGTTGGTCCTCGAATTTCAGGGCCATCCCTTACCAGAGAGGGTGAAATGGATGCCAGCTTGAGGACTGCTGCGTGGGATAATTCATGGCAAACGAGGACTGCGGGACTAAGTAGCGATACTAGTAGAGCTGGGGATTTTCTCTCGCAAGAGGAAGCACGTTGTATGTTTGAACCTCTTTTTATATTGGCCGAACCTGGTTCTCTAGAACATGGTGTTTCACCTACGTTTTCTGCTAGTTTAGTTAACGAATTGTCAAAAGGACAATCAGATGATGGTGGTGGAGGCTTCATGCAAAGTGCGAGCTCAGTGCGAAGTGCAGATTCTGCATCTAGCTCACCAGTCGACGGATCTGAGTCAGACAGCTATGGGTCTGGCCATAAAAAGTTACCAACCATACATTGTTGCTATGGATGGACAGAGGATTGGCGTTGGTTGGTATGCATATGGACAGATGCTCGGGGGGAATTACTTGACAGCCATATATTTCCCTTTGGTGGAATTAGTAGTCGGCAGGACACAAAGGGGTTGCAGTGTCTATTTGCACAAGTTCTACACCAGGGCTGTCAAATTCTTCAGATCTGTTCAGATAATGCTGCTGTCAAGCCCAGAGATTTTGTGATTACCCGCATTGGAAGTTTCTATGAACTTGAATACCTAG AGTGGCAAAAAGCCATTTATTCAGTTGGAGGAGCTGAGATGAAGAGTTGGACACTGCAACTACGGCGATCATTGAGTGAGGGGATGTCCGTGGGAGCCAACGGGGCTTCCTTGCAACAACAGgagatgaatttgattcaaGAGAGACCCCTGCCTTCCTCACCCAGTCCATTGTACAGTCCTCACTCCAAAACCTCAGGCTATATGAAGGGTGGTTTAGGACCTTCAACTGCTAGAAAGCAGGTCATGGGTGGACATGCAGGGGTTGAAAGCCCAAGGGGTCTGCTTCAGTGGGTTCAGACCATCAGCTTTGTTACTGTTTCTGTCGATCATTCCTTGAATTTGGTTTATCCTGTGGATGTTCCATCTCCCG GAGGAGCTCAAAGTGGGAGCACTATGGGTCCATCCGGTTATCTGGAAGGTTTCACACCTGTGAAGTCTCTTGGTTCTACATCCGCATCTTTTCTGCTAATCCCATCACCCAGCATGCGCTTCCTCCCTCCGACACCTCTTCAGCTTCCTACATGTCTCACTGCTGAGTCCCCGCCACTGGCCCACCTCCTTCACAGCAAGGGCGCAGCGCTCCCTCTTTCTACTGCTTTTGTGGCCTCAAAAGCTGTTCCTACCATGAGGAAGGATTTCAGGGGCAACCTAAAGGAAGATTGGCCTAGCGTTCTGTCAGTTGGGCTCATTGATTATTATGGAGGCACTAATGTTAACCAAGACAAAGTCAGCCGAGGCATCACGAAGCAGGGAGGAAGAACTTTGAGCTCAGAAGCCAAGGATCTTGAGGTCGAGATGCATATAGTTCTCGAGTCTATTGCAGCAGAGCTTCAGGCCCTGTCATGGATGACGGTGAGTCCTGCATATATAGATCGAAGGACCGCATTGCCTTTTCACTGTGACATGGTGTTAAGATTGAGAAGGCTTCTTCATTTTGCGGAGAAGGAGCTATCTCGGCAACCAGAAAAATTATAG